The proteins below come from a single Molothrus ater isolate BHLD 08-10-18 breed brown headed cowbird chromosome 3, BPBGC_Mater_1.1, whole genome shotgun sequence genomic window:
- the SGK1 gene encoding serine/threonine-protein kinase Sgk1 isoform X3, whose translation MTVKAAEASGPTLTYSKMRGMVAILIAFMKQRRMGLNDFIQKIATNSYACKHPEVQSILKISQPQEPELMNANPSPPPSPSQQINLGPSSNPHAKPSDFHFLKVIGKGSFGKVLLARHKAEEQFYAVKVLQKKAILKKKEEKHIMSERNVLLKNVKHPFLVGLHFSFQTADKLYFVLDYINGGELFYHLQRERCFLEPRARFYAAEIASALGYLHSLNIVYRDLKPENILLDSQGHIVLTDFGLCKENIEHNGTTSTFCGTPEYLAPEVLHKQPYDRTVDWWCLGAVLYEMLYGLPPFYSRNTAEMYDNILNKPLQLKPNITNSARHLLEGLLQKDRTKRLGAKEDFMEIKNHIFFSPINWDDLINKKITPPFNPNVSGPSDLRHFDPEFTDEPVPNSIGQSPDSILITASVKEAAEAFLGFSYAPPVDSFL comes from the exons ATGACCGTGAAAGCAGCTGAGGCGTCTGGTCCTACCTTGACTTACTCGAAGATGAGAGGGATGGTGGCCATCCTCATCG CTTTCATGAAGCAGAGAAGAATGGGACTAAACGATTTCATTCAGAAGATAGCCACCAACTCCTATGCATGCAAGCA CCCTGAAGTTCAGTCTATCTTGAAAATCTCTCAGCCTCAAGAGCCTGAACTTATGAATGCTAATCCTTCTCCTCCG cCCAGTCCTTCACAGCAGATCAATCTCGGCCCATCATCCAACCCACATGCCAAACCATCAGACTTTCATTTCTTAAAAGTGATTGGAAAAGGCAGTTTTGGGAAG GTCCTCCTTGCACGGCATAAGGCAGAAGAGCAGTTCTATGCTGTCAAAGTCCTGCAGAAAAAGGCAATCCTGAAGAAGAAGGAG GAGAAGCACATTATGTCAGAACGCAATGTCTTGCTGAAAAATGTGAAACACCCCTTCCTGGTCGGGCTTCACTTTTCCTTCCAGACTGCAGACAAATTGTATTTTGTCCTGGATTACATCAATGGTGGAGAG TTGTTCTACCATCTCCAGAGGGAGCGTTGCTTCCTGGAGCCGAGAGCCCGATTTTATGCTGCTGAAATTGCCAGTGCGCTGGGCTATCTGCACTCCCTGAACATCGTTTATCG AGATTTGAAGCCAGAGAACATCCTGCTTGATTCACAGGGGCACATTGTCTTGACTGACTTTGGACTCTGCAAAGAAAACATAGAGCACAATGGCACGACCTCCACCTTCTGTGGCACACCAGAG TATCTTGCTCCTGAAGTTCTCCATAAGCAGCCCTATGACCGGACTGTGGACTGGTGGTGCCTTGGAGCAGTCTTGTACGAGATGCTTTATGGCTTG cCACCCTTCTACAGCCGGAACACCGCAGAAATGTACGACAATATCTTGAACAAACCCTTGCAGTTGAAGCCAAATATCACTAACTCAGCTAGACATCTCCTGGAAGGCCTCTTGCAGAAGGACAGGACAAAGAGACTCGGTGCCAAGGAGGACTTT ATGGAGATTAAGAATCACATCTTCTTCTCCCCAATTAACTGGGATGATCTCATTAATAAGAAGATTACACCCCCTTTTAACCCAAATGTG AGTGGCCCCAGTGACCTGCGACACTTTGATCCGGAGTTTACAGATGAGCCAGTCCCTAACTCCATTGGCCAGTCCCCAGACAGCATCCTCATCACTGCCAGCGTCAAAGAAGCCGCTGAGGCTTTTTTGGGCTTCTCATATGCCCCACCTGTGGACTCTTTCTtgtga